The Kitasatospora paranensis genome has a window encoding:
- a CDS encoding threonine/serine dehydratase has translation MALIGLEELRAAQRRIAGVAVRTPLLPCPWAATGDRRLWLKPESLQPTGAFKLRGAYNRLAAMTAEECARGVVAQSSGNHAQAVAYAAGLLGIKAVIVMPDTSPGVKVDNTRAFGAEVILVAPGERDTLPAELVERHGYVWVPPYDDPYIIAGQGTVGLEIGEDAPDELDTVLVPVSGGGLISGTAAALKLTCPGVRVVGVEPELAADAQASLRAGEHLSWPVEDTYRTIADGLRTPTVGVLPFRHLTAYVDDIVTVSEDEIRDTVALLARRGRLVAEPSGAVAAAGWFHRADEVGGRVAAAVVSGGNIEPALLAELLAR, from the coding sequence ATGGCGCTGATCGGCCTGGAGGAGCTGCGCGCCGCCCAGCGGCGGATCGCCGGGGTGGCCGTGCGCACCCCGCTGCTGCCCTGCCCCTGGGCGGCGACCGGGGACCGGCGGCTCTGGCTGAAGCCGGAGAGCCTCCAGCCGACCGGCGCCTTCAAACTGCGCGGCGCCTACAACCGGCTGGCGGCGATGACCGCCGAGGAGTGCGCCCGCGGCGTCGTCGCGCAGTCCAGCGGCAACCACGCGCAGGCGGTCGCCTACGCGGCCGGCCTGCTCGGCATCAAGGCCGTCATCGTCATGCCGGACACCTCGCCCGGGGTCAAGGTCGACAACACGAGGGCCTTCGGCGCCGAGGTGATCCTGGTCGCCCCAGGCGAGCGCGACACCCTGCCCGCCGAACTGGTCGAGCGGCACGGCTACGTCTGGGTGCCCCCGTACGACGACCCGTACATCATCGCCGGGCAGGGCACCGTCGGCCTGGAGATCGGCGAGGACGCCCCGGACGAGCTGGACACCGTGCTCGTGCCGGTCAGCGGCGGCGGACTGATCTCCGGCACGGCCGCGGCCCTCAAGCTGACCTGCCCGGGCGTCCGGGTCGTCGGCGTCGAACCGGAGCTCGCCGCCGACGCCCAGGCCAGCCTGCGGGCCGGCGAGCACCTGTCCTGGCCGGTCGAGGACACCTACCGGACGATCGCGGACGGGCTGCGCACCCCGACCGTCGGGGTGCTGCCGTTCCGGCACCTGACGGCCTATGTGGACGACATCGTCACCGTCTCCGAGGACGAGATCCGCGACACCGTGGCGCTGCTCGCCCGGCGCGGCCGCCTGGTCGCCGAACCGTCCGGCGCGGTCGCGGCGGCCGGCTGGTTCCACCGCGCCGACGAGGTCGGCGGCCGTGTCGCGGCGGCCGTGGTGAGCGGCGGCAACATCGAGCCCGCCCTGCTGGCCGAACTGCTGGCGCGCTGA
- a CDS encoding Lrp/AsnC family transcriptional regulator produces the protein MDTVDRQLIQALRENGRASYAELGRLVGLSGPSVTDRINRLEQAGVITGYRATVNPASLGFGVTALIGLQLTDAADHEDVAHRLKDLPEVEDCWFIAGDDSYMLKVRVPDVEGLESVVKRLSGTKGVARTRTTVVLSTKWENRVSELPLTTGE, from the coding sequence ATGGACACGGTGGACAGACAGCTCATCCAGGCGCTCCGGGAGAACGGCCGTGCCTCGTACGCCGAGCTGGGCCGACTCGTCGGCCTGTCGGGGCCAAGCGTCACGGACCGCATCAACCGACTGGAGCAGGCCGGCGTCATCACCGGCTACCGCGCGACGGTCAACCCGGCGTCGCTGGGCTTCGGCGTCACCGCCCTGATCGGTCTTCAACTGACCGACGCAGCAGACCACGAGGACGTCGCGCACCGGCTGAAGGACCTCCCCGAGGTCGAGGACTGCTGGTTCATCGCCGGCGACGACTCGTACATGCTCAAGGTCCGCGTCCCCGACGTGGAGGGCCTGGAATCGGTCGTCAAGCGGCTCTCCGGGACGAAGGGCGTGGCCCGCACCCGGACGACCGTGGTGCTCTCGACCAAGTGGGAGAACCGGGTCAGCGAACTCCCGCTGACGACCGGCGAATGA
- a CDS encoding UbiX family flavin prenyltransferase, protein MSDQQVRRPWVVGVSGASGTPYAASVLRALFAAGEAVDLVVSRAARLTILDETGIAFRDAHWHDDLTAWLGAAPGDVRYWPAGDFAAGPSSGSYPAKGMLVVPATTGAVAGIALGLSKDLLQRAASVTLKERRPLVVCLRETPLNGVTLKHLVELDAQGAVVLPASPGFYAGGSTARELVDFVAGRVLDAVGVPHTLYRRWEGELGAAGRAE, encoded by the coding sequence CGGGGCGTCCGGGACGCCGTACGCGGCATCGGTGCTCCGCGCGCTGTTCGCGGCGGGCGAGGCGGTCGACCTGGTGGTCAGCCGGGCCGCCCGGCTGACCATCCTCGACGAGACGGGCATCGCGTTCCGCGACGCGCACTGGCACGACGACCTGACGGCCTGGCTCGGCGCCGCGCCCGGTGACGTCCGGTACTGGCCGGCCGGGGACTTCGCGGCCGGCCCGTCGTCCGGCTCCTACCCGGCCAAGGGCATGCTCGTCGTCCCCGCGACCACCGGCGCCGTCGCCGGCATCGCGCTGGGCCTGAGCAAGGACCTGCTCCAGCGCGCCGCGAGCGTCACCCTCAAGGAGCGCCGTCCGCTGGTCGTGTGCCTGCGCGAGACGCCGCTCAATGGGGTGACGCTCAAGCACCTGGTCGAGCTCGACGCGCAGGGCGCCGTCGTACTGCCCGCCTCGCCGGGCTTCTACGCGGGCGGCTCGACCGCCCGTGAACTGGTGGACTTCGTGGCCGGCCGGGTGCTGGACGCGGTCGGGGTGCCGCACACCCTGTACCGGCGCTGGGAGGGCGAACTGGGAGCGGCGGGCCGGGCAGAGTGA